The following coding sequences are from one Bradyrhizobium sp. 200 window:
- a CDS encoding AMP-binding protein — protein MAELSEAINLDEIAASLPSRIHEVTARQVAEAPDRIALVENGASWGRRDLGQGVVGTLLLGVEGRIRTLDGIPLSKEQVGELHVRGRNVMRGYYLAPELTGKVIDSEGWFNTGNIARFDGDCLYILGRTKEMIGAVSAKVEAILSSHDDVQSTVIGRGLNGDGELVAFVQPSPGARVKVTDLMDSIKPWLTAYIPPPKIVVVDVLPGSSAGKIREHELAACLHRDRAAARQAVKFQRRTHLT, from the coding sequence ATGGCGGAGCTTTCGGAGGCGATCAATCTCGACGAGATTGCTGCCAGCTTGCCGAGCCGGATCCATGAAGTAACGGCAAGACAGGTTGCCGAAGCCCCCGACCGAATCGCGCTGGTCGAGAACGGGGCGTCCTGGGGCCGCCGCGATCTGGGGCAGGGCGTTGTTGGCACGTTGCTGCTGGGAGTGGAAGGGCGCATCAGAACACTCGACGGCATACCACTATCAAAGGAACAAGTCGGAGAACTCCACGTGCGCGGGCGCAACGTGATGCGCGGCTATTATCTCGCTCCCGAGCTGACAGGCAAAGTGATCGACAGCGAAGGCTGGTTCAATACCGGCAACATTGCCCGCTTTGACGGCGATTGCCTGTACATTCTCGGTCGTACCAAAGAAATGATTGGCGCCGTCTCAGCCAAGGTCGAGGCAATTCTCAGTTCACACGACGATGTGCAATCCACCGTCATCGGACGAGGCCTTAATGGTGATGGGGAGCTTGTCGCGTTCGTGCAACCTTCACCAGGAGCGCGCGTCAAGGTGACGGATCTGATGGATTCCATCAAGCCTTGGCTCACCGCCTATATTCCGCCGCCGAAAATCGTCGTGGTCGACGTCTTGCCGGGAAGCTCAGCCGGCAAGATACGCGAGCATGAGCTCGCGGCCTGTTTGCATC
- a CDS encoding SDR family NAD(P)-dependent oxidoreductase, with product MAERRGVAILVGAGDAIGAAVARRFAKGGYTVCICRRDASKSQGLVGELRAAGHNIHAFSVDARQEKEVQGIFARIEKEFGPIEVCLFNAGSNVNKPLLETTERLFFKAWELACYGGFLVGREAARVMLPRGHGTIFFTGATASVRGGQGFAAFSSAKFGLRAVAQAMARELGPKNIHVVHLLIDAGVDSEAIHQRMKAAKGIEASETPPDSLTKTSSIAEAYWFTHQQSRDGWTHELDLRPSVEKW from the coding sequence ATGGCGGAGCGCCGCGGCGTAGCGATACTTGTGGGCGCCGGCGACGCCATCGGAGCGGCCGTCGCACGGCGCTTTGCGAAGGGCGGCTATACGGTTTGCATCTGCAGGCGTGATGCGTCCAAGTCGCAGGGGCTTGTGGGCGAGCTGAGGGCTGCGGGACATAATATTCACGCGTTCAGTGTCGATGCCCGCCAGGAAAAAGAGGTCCAAGGCATATTCGCGCGAATCGAGAAAGAGTTCGGACCCATCGAGGTCTGCCTCTTCAACGCGGGATCGAACGTCAACAAGCCATTGCTGGAGACTACCGAGAGGCTGTTCTTCAAGGCGTGGGAATTGGCCTGCTATGGCGGCTTCCTGGTCGGACGCGAGGCTGCGCGCGTCATGCTACCGCGCGGACACGGCACCATCTTCTTTACGGGTGCGACGGCCAGCGTGCGTGGCGGCCAGGGGTTTGCGGCATTTTCATCAGCGAAGTTCGGACTTCGAGCAGTGGCCCAGGCGATGGCGCGCGAGCTCGGGCCGAAGAACATTCACGTCGTGCATCTCCTGATCGACGCCGGCGTCGACAGTGAGGCCATTCACCAGCGCATGAAGGCAGCAAAAGGAATCGAGGCAAGCGAAACTCCCCCCGACAGCCTGACCAAGACATCTTCCATTGCCGAAGCCTACTGGTT